gatgttgcgccgactaaacgaaactttccaacttttatctccttcccatccttttcctcccttctacccccAACCTTCCGggctctccccttcaccttcgcCTCACCTGGGTGCGTCCGTCGGGGAGAAGGACGCGGTACTCCCCCTGGGTCGTCTGTCCGTCGCTGTTCTCCACGTGGCTGAAGGCGTTGCCGCTGTCCTGGTCCTGCACGCCCCACTCGAAGTCGTAAGGCATGCCCTCCTGCTGCTGTGGAAGGAAGGACAGTGGCACGTGTGTCTATCAGGCTTGTGAGAGGCGTAGTGGTGACACATAAGCGCGTATTTTTAAACGTTTCAGTTTGCctgttttaaccccttgactgcggatttcccacaagaagacatcaacaTAATATTTAGGTGACTGCATGCGCTTGTTCTGGACACATCTATAAATAAAACGACACACTTTTGTATTTGAAGGCATGACGGGTGGACTtagaggcaggcagacagacagacaaacagatacagtaCAATAGCAGAGTAGAAGTGAAGAATTGGCACAAGTgaagttttttttacagtaaaggaagcagctcaagggcaaaaaataaatgaataaaaaagcctgctaatcactgctcctttaAAGAATGTAGAATTGAGTGACCAAAAGCGAGGTTCACGTGATCACAGGTGAGGCAAGGCACAGGTGAGCGGCTTAATCAAAtaactcacctccaccacctcgttGATGCGGTCGCTGGGCTGGGGAGCGAGGTAGCCCTGGCGGGGAGGGGGCTGGGGTGGCTGGGGGGGCTCGTAGTTGTAGTTCtgaaggggggaaagaaggggaggaagaggtgaggattAGAAAAACAGGGAGAACTCATGTGACTGGTTATAAATGAGTAGTTTTAATGATAGCAGTTAAAAGGTTAGGTTTAGATAGGATGGTAACGATACTGAGTGAATGtttatgaggagagagaagaggatgaggaaaaagaagaggaatagaaatgaGCAGTAGGCATGATAGAAATGGAAGTGGAAAAGATTTTtataagaagaaacaaaggaggaggagggcggctagaggaaaagaaggaaaggaggaggaagaggaaaaggatggagagaaggaagaggaggaagaagaggaaaaggggaatgacaagtacaaggacaaggagaaagaggaggaaggataaaaagaagaggaggaggaggaggaagaggaaagataaaaagatgaggatgagaaagtaaaaagaggaaaaggagaaaggaaataagaggagacggaagaggagaacGTAAAAACCAAGAACGAGAGAAGGTGTGCTGTGATGTAGTAAGGTTGAGGTTAGGCAAGGCAGTAGGACGGTAAGTGGAGGAACGTAACCAAAGGAGAGGCAACAGGTAAAACTCAAACAAGGTAGGGAGGCGAGGTAACAGGTAAGGTTGGGGAAGGTGAAAGTGAGTGAGGCAGAGACAGCAGGTGAAACAGAAGTAGGTGATGTGGCCAAGGTGTGACAGGTGAGCTTTGTCTGGGCAGGTGAAAAGGAAAGTGCATGAAAGGGTAATTTGAGGTGGAGACACTATAGGTGAGGTGAAGCATCTTAGGTAATGCATTGAGGTGAAGTGAGTGAAATAAATGTGAATAGGAAAAGTAAAGTGAAGTTAATGTAAAATGAGATGAGGTCATGCACATTTAAGATGAGCCATGaggtaaatatataagaaaaggtgATCAGTTAGTTGAGATGAAGTGAGTGAAATTGAAAGTGACcaggaaaggtaaaaagaaaataaagaaagggaggaagttacGTGAATTTAATGAGTCATGATGTTACTAGATTTTGCAAAGGCTGAAATAAGGTGATAGCTTTAGTTGAGTTGAAGCGAGTGAAGTAATTAAAGTAAACAGGTATACGTCAAAATgcaatgtaaaagaaaaaaagatagataacgTGAAATTTAGATGAGTCACGACACAACTCACATTCTGCACCTCGTTGACGCGGTCGCTGGCCTGGGGGGCGATGTAACTTTGCTGGGGAGGGGGCTGGGGGGGCTGAGGGGGCTGGTAGTCGTAGCTCTGGGGGTGCGCCTGTACGAGGGAGgctgccatcaccgccaccgccacggCTGCCATGTACATCTGTcacggagggagagaggcgagTAGTGGAGGGTGAGgataacctggtagctgcggggatcatgtttcttaaaggcccctctaagcgagaaaaatgagaaaaaatcatcactcacgcaaaccatttcataatatatatcaacgcatttgtgatcagtttatgcatcatctattttggggggtttatatcatggcaaaaatttggcccgtcgctggtacacggtaaagccacaaatttggcccgtcgctgctaccgtgaTAAGTAAGGACCGCTATTGGGTTTTATAAATACTCGAAGTTTATCTAGCAAGAATTATATCCCCATGGCGaatcaacaacaataaaaacgatAGCAAACAATAAAAACACTTCTGACTTCTGACGCTTAACCACCAAAAAAGGACATCAGTAACTAACCATTTCAACGAGAACTATTAATTAATCTAGTTATTGAGGCGCAGGAAACGGTTTTTGAATTAGAAATAGGCAAATGCAATAGGCTAGGGAGGGAAATCTGACAACACTGATTAGCACTACATATTGCTTGAAGAAATGGcgatgggtcgtattttaaaacatttcgtcgcccaagttcacatatttgacatggctttcgtaggagctgtaggcctttccaggggtagttttatggccctggtggtagtttgacctttcttctgtgccatgaaccttaaaaatactcatgaagacccgattgatcccctctttgacctttagaaatagtcgatgtgagaagcgatggtgtcttaaaatacagccctatggaccggcaacagtggaggaggctcatgtcccgtccaaccccaccacagggaataaatggacgttaaacgatgatgatgatgatgatgatgatgattgctcGAAGGGTTGAGTATAGAGAAGCAGAATGGCCACGAAAAACACGTCACTTTAGAGATTGAAAAATGCCGAAAATGTCTTGATAATCCTCTCTTgaatggcaggaggaaatacaacagAAGGAAGGCTTTGTGATATATTTTCTAGTATTCTCAAAACGCACTTCCATTGCTAAAATTTACTGCTCATTTTTATCTCACTGTACATTTTTTGGCCAGTTCGTCACTCGTGCACTCAAGCCGTAATCCTTCGTCAAAGGCCCACTTCTGTATTAGCTCGGCCGGATTGTATTTACAGTGGCGCCTTCTACGTTGAGAGCCATGTTTGTTTTAAAGGATGAAGGCTGATAGAACTAGGAGGATTCAACTGACACATATTTTTTGAGActtggaaaagaaagaattacATACGGATCCCATTACGTTTACAGTTCGAGTCCAGGTGCAGTGATAGGCGAGATTTACAGCGTGGATTTAAGGCAGACAGTGAAATGGATTATTGAAAACATCTCGACGTTAGAGTACTGAGTGTGGGTCTTCGTATTCTTAGTATGTTGAGCCTTTTATTCAAACAAAACGGAGGGAGGAAGTCCAAGAATAAAGAAATTCATACTGTTGCAAGCGACATGGTAACGCTCaccctctactattactactactgcactgtactggtaataataatggtagtaataataatgataatagtgttTTCCATTGCTCTGTGCGTCGCTTTCCTGAGATCGATTTACAGTGACGGGTTTAGGAGCACAGCAGCAGCGCCCCCTAGACCTCTTGGTTCGAAATGTATCACCGTGCGAAACGCTAAGCTGAATATTGATATTAACAAAAAATGCGTCACcaaggtaaaagaagaaacatATTAAGAAAAGCTAACACTGAGAGAGAAGCTAATacaaaattctgaagagtcaaaaaaagatagataacacaaaagaaaacaagaagacccAGAATACCTTATTGAATAtcattgtattaaaaaaaaaaagagaaaaaagcttAAGCGTCTCCATTCTGTCATATATAAACGGACCCAAAGCTACaaacagtgaaaaggaagaaaaaagaagaaaaaaaagtcgcgTCTCTCTCACATTTGATCAAAGAAATCAGGGTTCAAACCTTTGCTTTATGATCTGAACACGTTGAACATTGCACTGAACTCTTTCTATGTGATCCTCTAAACGACAATTGTAAAGTGCGGTCAAGATGTTCGGTCAAGGTCTGCGGTTGGAAATGTGCGGTTGATATGTGTGGTTAAAATGTACCGCTAAAATGTGTGATTGAAATATGTGGTTGAAATGGACTTAAATATGTGGTTGAAATGTCCGGTTGAAATGTCCGGTTGAAATGTGAAGTTGAAATGTGCGGTTGAAATGTGTGGTTGAAATGTGCCGTTGAAATGTAGGACCGTTGAAATGTGCGGTTGAAATGTGAAGTTGAAATGTGCGGTTGAAATGTGGCGTTGAAATGTGCGGTTGAAATGTGAAGTTGAAATGTGCGGTTGAAATGTGAAGTTGAAATGTGCGGTTGAAATGTGAAGTTGAAATGTCCGGTTGAAATGTGAAGTTGAAATGTCCGGTTGAAATGTGAAGTTGAAATGTCCGGTTGAAATGTGAAGTTGAAATGTCCGGTTGAAATGTGGCGTTGAAatgtgaggtaaaaaaaaaatatatatatatatgaagcgcGACTGAAATATCTCCCACGAAATTCAGTTCCACTAATCTACCTTTAGTATGtgcgtctgtctatctatctacctgtcgtaTGTTCACCTGTCTATGTAAGCGTTCGTAGGTCCCTATAATATACCTTCATTTTAAAGGcctagaatggaggaggagagggtcgaGTGAAGTCCTGCCTTGGTGGGAGCAAGAGTCGTACTGCCTCAACCCTTCTTCGGCGGCCCTATTTATACTGCCCtgctgctcctccgcctcctcctctttcttccttcttccccttcggttcttctttaccttcgagtatactcttttccctcctttcctgacCTTCACCctgcctttcccctctccccctccttctcttctttctcctcctcctcctcctactgctgctTCGGAATgacggccttgtgtgtgtgtgtgtgtgtgtgtgtgtgtgtgtgtgtgtgtgtgtgtgtgtgtgtctctctctctctctctctctcactctctctctctctctctctctctctctctctctctctctctctctctcatttattttcccttgaaCGTGAAAGAATGTTTGATTTGgcacttttttccttgttttctgttttcgaGGCGTGTGGGTGAtggtttgacacacacacacacacacacacacacacacacacaccaatcaattCCTGAATGCCCTGGTACCCTCAAAGATcaaatcatacatacatacatataattaCATACATGGAAACACATACACGCAAAGCTACCTTCACAATAAACACACGacctatatacataaaaaaatatatatatatatatatacatgaattcTTACGTAAATATATACATACTGGTATACACAAATTGGGAACTGATAAATACATATAGTCATACATATTTAttcagttttctcttcttttttcttcttcttttttctcttcgtttaaaATGTCTCTTGgctctttcattctccctcttttttttgttttctttgtttatcattTCCTCCGACCCTCTTTCACTTAaatcattctcttattttttcttgtcttcttttcttcctttcctcctttcattcatcgTTTCCTATTCATCCATCaatccttccactctccctctctctcttttctatatgtatttattcttttcttttctttttttctttctctctatcattccttccttccactcttccatttatccttcctttcttcctttatttttcttcccacctgtccttcctttcttttttgctgccctttcctctctctcccctcccccccacacacgcacgcatccccccctcctccccccacacccttATACTCCCTCACCAAAAAATTTAGAATAGtgagaaaaatgtaaaaactgAGGATCATCCGTCAAATATTTTCATGTGACGCAGCCAattgtgaaaggaggcgagagagagagagagagagagagagagagagagagagagagagagagagagagagagagagagagagagagaaaaggcactCCACCCATGCTAACAGAAGGTTCAGGTAATGTAGGTCAGGTggtcgtaatgtgtgtgtgtgtgtgtgtgtgtgtgtgtgtgtgtgtgtgtgtgtgtgtgtgtgtgtttcatctggCTATTATTTCCCcttatttatccttccttttattttctatcctTATTTTTATCCatacagtgtttttttttttttttgtctcaccgTTCGTTCGTGTGTTCGTTGGTTGGTTAGTTACTTGGTTAGTTCTCTTCGCTCCTCCCTtgatcctttccctcttttttttcttttttcttccctccatgtattcctttctaccctccctccatccttccttcgtttcctccttcctttcttcccttccttctcttccttcccttttctcctccttactttcttctgttccagccttcccttcttactttcatttctcattcccctttccgtttctcctttattttccccttatTTCAATcagttttttcattgtttttattttttatttcatgttttttttctcgttttccatctcccttctgcCCCAAGTTCCcatgttccttctttctccctcaaaATAGTGAATCCATTGTTGAAATATTTTGGAgtcgagagaaaagaaaattgataaaTGAAGTGACATTTTATAAGAGAAGGACTGGAAGTATATGCCCTTGAAAAGCTCGCAGACAAACACTGAACATGCAACCAAAGCCATGATGTTACTGAATTAGAAGGAAAATCTATTTGTAAATGTTTAAGAGGATGCAGTTCCAAGTATACTTAGATTTTTTTTCtggagaggaagcagctcaagggcataacaaaaagcgtagagagagaaaaaaaaaaaacgctgaacgctgctcctaaaaagataaaaatagagtggccaaaagagaggtcaatttcgggtggagaggtgtcttgatatgtggcaaacaggcaaacagacagacagacagacagacaaactaacagacaAATAGGCAGGgctacataagagagagagagagagagagagagagagagagagagagagagagagagagagagagagagagagagagagagagatggtggatgTTAAGTTATGTGGGATGAGTGAGAGGCGGATGACTGAATGGCTgtaaagggaaggggtggagaaacggaggaggaggaaaagggaggaaggagaaagggaagtatgAATGGAAGAGTGAcgggaaagagagaagtaaggaggtgacggagagaatgaaagaatgaaagaaggaaggaaggaaatatggagtgAAATGTGAAGGCGGTGGTTGTACAGAAGGCGAAGaataggaagggggagaggaaagtagggagggtagggggtgg
This genomic interval from Eriocheir sinensis breed Jianghai 21 chromosome 41, ASM2467909v1, whole genome shotgun sequence contains the following:
- the LOC127009574 gene encoding pro-resilin-like, whose protein sequence is MKMYMAAVAVAVMAASLVQAHPQSYDYQPPQPPQPPPQQSYIAPQASDRVNEVQNNYNYEPPQPPQPPPRQGYLAPQPSDRINEVVEQQEGMPYDFEWGVQDQDSGNAFSHVENSDGQTTQGEYRVLLPDGRTQVVKFFDNGDGYNAEVTYERK